From the genome of Camelus dromedarius isolate mCamDro1 chromosome 19, mCamDro1.pat, whole genome shotgun sequence, one region includes:
- the MEA1 gene encoding male-enhanced antigen 1 isoform X2, protein MAAVVLGGDTMGPERIFPSQTEELGPHQGSTEGTGDWSSEEPEEEQEETGAGPAGYSYQPLNQDPEQEEVELAPVGDGEDVVADIQDRIQALGLHLPDPPLESEDEDEGGATALSNHSSIPMDPEHVELVKRTMAGVSLPAPGVPAWAREISDAQWEDVVQKALQARQAAPAWK, encoded by the exons ATGGCAGCAGTAGTTCTAGGGGGAGACACCATGGGTCCTGAGCGTATCTTCCCCAGTCAGACTGAGGAACTCGGGCCACACCAGGGCTCTacagaaggtactggggattggagcagtgaggagccagaggaagagcaggaggaaaCGGGGGCAGGCCCAGCTGGCTACTCCTACCAGCCTCTGAACCAAGATCCTGAACAAGAGGAAGTGGAGCTGGCACCGGTGGGAGATGGAGAAGATGTAGTTGCTGATATCCAGGACCGGATCCAG GCTCTGGGGCTTCATTTGCCAGACCCACCATTAGAAAGCGAGGATGAAGATGAGGGGGGAGCTACAGCATTGAGCAACCACAGCTCTATTCCCATGGACCCAG AACACGTAGAGCTGGTGAAAAGGACGATGGCTGGAGTAAGCCTGCCTGCGCCAGGGGTTCCTGCCTGGGCTCGGGAGATTTCAGATGCCCAGTGGGAAGATGTGGTACAGAAGGCCCTCCAAGCCCGGCAGGCTGCCCCTGCCTGGAAGTGA
- the MEA1 gene encoding male-enhanced antigen 1 isoform X1: protein MVEAGQGVDYTSSLASIMNVGRGWRTSCPGTSCPAGSEGAGSAAGSELVRRAEAPVLRISGVGPCLMAAVVLGGDTMGPERIFPSQTEELGPHQGSTEGTGDWSSEEPEEEQEETGAGPAGYSYQPLNQDPEQEEVELAPVGDGEDVVADIQDRIQALGLHLPDPPLESEDEDEGGATALSNHSSIPMDPEHVELVKRTMAGVSLPAPGVPAWAREISDAQWEDVVQKALQARQAAPAWK from the exons ATGGTGGAGGCGGGACAAGGGGTGGACTATACGTCCTCGCTCGCGTCAATCATGAACgtggggcggggctggaggaCTAGTTGCCCCGGCACGTCCTGCCCCGCCGGAAGTGAAGGTGCGGGTTCGGCCGCGGGCTCTGAGCTGGTGAGGCGCGCGGAAGCACCGGTGCTGAGAATCAGCGGGGTCGG CCCCTGCCTGATGGCAGCAGTAGTTCTAGGGGGAGACACCATGGGTCCTGAGCGTATCTTCCCCAGTCAGACTGAGGAACTCGGGCCACACCAGGGCTCTacagaaggtactggggattggagcagtgaggagccagaggaagagcaggaggaaaCGGGGGCAGGCCCAGCTGGCTACTCCTACCAGCCTCTGAACCAAGATCCTGAACAAGAGGAAGTGGAGCTGGCACCGGTGGGAGATGGAGAAGATGTAGTTGCTGATATCCAGGACCGGATCCAG GCTCTGGGGCTTCATTTGCCAGACCCACCATTAGAAAGCGAGGATGAAGATGAGGGGGGAGCTACAGCATTGAGCAACCACAGCTCTATTCCCATGGACCCAG AACACGTAGAGCTGGTGAAAAGGACGATGGCTGGAGTAAGCCTGCCTGCGCCAGGGGTTCCTGCCTGGGCTCGGGAGATTTCAGATGCCCAGTGGGAAGATGTGGTACAGAAGGCCCTCCAAGCCCGGCAGGCTGCCCCTGCCTGGAAGTGA